In Lineus longissimus chromosome 5, tnLinLong1.2, whole genome shotgun sequence, the genomic stretch GAAAGAAAACAAGATCGTGGGCATCATTGTTGAAATAAAGACTATGAGCTTCGCGATAACCAATAAGGTGGCCGTACCAATGATTATCTACATGTCGTAAGACGAAACTCTTGCTAATGTTACTATTCTTTAAGGTTCTTGAAGACATCCTATGATCGAGCAAGGTACAGATTTCTGGATGAAGAGCCAGCCAGTTTAGAAAGAAAACAAGAATGCGTGGACACCATTGTCGAAATAAAGACTATGAGCTTGGCGATAACCAATAAGGTGGCCGTACCAATGATTTTTATGTATCGTTGGACGGAACTCTTGCTGAGATTACTAGTAAGATCTTATGATCGAGCAAGATACACATGTCAGGCTTGAGACCCTGTTCAGATTCGTTTCAGACTCTAGTGAAAAATTTTATTGGGAATGGCTTCGGAATATTGAATGTTTCTTTCAGTTTGCGGTCATGGATTGACCCTATCGCCCATGGATGGGCGATAGTAACCAGTGATGGCCAAAAAGGATCTGACTTCCTTGACGGGAGTACAGGGTTTTAGATCACCAACAACTGGACCAGAGAAGATCAGACAGGACTTACTGCATCAGCCGCTGAAAATGAGATGGAGCATTGCAAAGTCCGAATGGGAGGCGTTCATATTCCCAAACGACCACCCTGTGGTAAAAGCAGTGTACTGCTTTGAGGATTGTGCTAAAGCTGCCTGCCAGAATCCGGAGGCTAAGTCGACAGTGGTGAAGATAACGGGTGTGGTCTTTCCTAATCCGAAGGACAGGGCGTCTTCGATGTTAGGGAGGGGATGACCTTGAACGTCAATCTCATGTTCGATATACGGCAGCAGCCTAATTCCTCGGGGCTATTCACAAAAAGATGCTGGAAAGTGCGGAGAAGGGTACGGAGGGACAAAGTGACATTTGAGTAAGAACATTGTTTGTGACAATGCTGTTTTCGAGATTCGAGAGACGACAGCAAAACCACGTTGCTCTCACTCTCAGAGGCActagtctttcaataaattgtAATTGAAACACTCTGGAGACACGAAATGGTATTTCCTTTAAAATGGCCTTCTTTTCCAATTGAGACGGAATAAGTCGCCTTCAGATAGATTAAACCGGGAAGGAAGCACAAACCCGATAGATACCAGAGAGCTAATCGTTCATATCAAGTTGCCCTTTGTTGCAGTTCTTGAAATTCCAATTGGCGGTTAAGCAACGTTTACTAGGCGGTTGCTGGAGTTTGGTTTCACCAGATATATGTATAGAAGGGAGGAAGTATTAAAGGACATATCGGGGTTTTCTACAGTTACAAATTTACCAATAAGCCTCAGAGTGGGAAATCGATTTGGCTCTTGTTGTTAGGCGTGCTTGAAGGCTTCTCATTGTATGATATAATAAAAATAGTACCGATATTTTTGAATGATGGTCGTGAAAGCTACATTCACAATAATATTTAACCCAAGcctttacatgtaggcctgcatTTATTGCATTTCATGTTTGCCGGTTGTACTTATGCGGAAACAATATTGTGTCTTCAAGCAAAGCATATGATGCGCCATTCGGTACGAAAAAACCAATTGCCAGCAGCTTCAGTTTTTCTAAAACGCGGAATGGTTACCAACGAAATTTCGAATTCTTTAACTTTCCAATGTACTTTTGTGCACCATAGCCCTGATGGTAACCTCATCCAACATATTCTCTGATTTATGGGTATCTTGGGCAGTCTGAATTCCCACTTCTATTTAAGGAACACACCTGATGGCATGATTCATAAAAAAAAACCAACTCTTTTTTTCCCCACCATCTGTGAAATTTGGTATCTCTGAATAAGCGAACACATCCCGAGTCGCTTTTAATCACTGTGCAATGTGCAGCCTGATAGTTCATCGCCTATCCTCAccccacacacgcacacaaTATACCCGCGGTAATGTTTTTCTTGCGTCTGCGTCTTGGACTTGGTATTCATTCCTTTCTCCAGATTCTTGCTTCAATGAATAGATTGTTATTTTGTCTTGTCAGCAGAAATAGCAAATGCCAATAAAACAAACCTAATGGCTTGACAGGATTTCAAATATGATTAATTCATGCTAGACCTTTAGTTTTTAAGTTAACAGGAATGGAAAGTGCATCGTACGCGTGTCCATTACCGTCTGCAAAATGTCTGACATGGCTGAACACTAATAGACCAATCGAGATCAATTCTCCAATCACTCAAGAGGAATCTCATGTGATGTCGAACGATGTTTTGAAAGGTAGCTTTCCTTTTGCTTTGATCAGTTGACGTTGCTATGTGCTCTATCGATGGAGCGCCAGTAGTGTGTTTTGGGAAACTGTTACAGTTCAGGTTCTGGCAGAGGCAATTCATTACCGTAATATTGGTGTTAACGTCTATCCTGGTGACGAAGGTCCTATCTCGGCTTAGATGAAAAATGTTATGCCCAGATGATTTAACATTTGGGTGATGAATATGTTTGCCGGGACTTAATACGGCTTAGCCCCAAAGCTTAGTGGATTCAACAGTTTCTCAGACCGGGTacataaaacaaaaatgtttcAATTGCCTCACTGATTTCGCCGAGTTCCATTTACATGATTTGGTAAATGTCGAAAACGTCTCAATCATGTCTACATGTCTGCTATGAGAAGCAACTTcattcaaattcatttcaagttttcttcattttgagtagTAATATCAAGTGATTGGCTCTTGTACGTCCTCAGCTCCGGGACAAATCGATAGTTTCAAACCAACCGAATCTGTGCATGCGAAAGGAAATTGATTTCAATAGATTTTTCGAATTTCAATCATTCATATTGTATCGGTTCGCGGACTTTCATCGCTTCATTGCGACAGCTTCTCTAAGTGATGAGTTGTGTTGCCTTTAGCTTCCGAGGTTGGGAGTACTAATGTCTATTGTGGCCCTGGTATATTGGTTAAAAGTACATTGAGAACTGATTGACTCGTTCATAGAAATAGTTACTTTGGTCCCGTCACCAAATTATCTATAGTTGCCTTTCACCTAATTTCACTCCGGACCGTTTAAGAATCAAGGATTGTACCATATCATTGCGTCCACAGTACTTTGGAAAAAATGATGAATCCACGTACACAGAAACTCTTTTTCGCTGCGATCACGCAGTCTCAGTGGGTCCAGTTCTTATGTAGAACGATTACACTTTGTAGACTGAGATTGTTTTTCCCTGCGACCACACCACATAGTTATCCTTCACAGAGATTCGGGACTCTGTATTCGGTCCAGATGCTGACAGTCCGACCTGTCTCAGAATCACGGTGGACAACGTATCATCGCTCAGGGTATAGGTTCCTATGTAAGGACAGCTACTCCCGTAATTACTGATCACGGTGATTTGATCAAAGGCGGTGACGGTGATGTCCTTCAGACAGTACGTTGACGACATACTACCTTGACTTGTTGTGACGAGAGCCAAGGTATCTTCATCTTGTTTGAAGATGGCAAACACCTCATTCGAACCGATGACGTAGATATAGACTCCACTGCAGATAGTCCTGCAGGCATTTTTAACAAAACAGGTGGCGTCATCAAATACGTATGTAAGCGCTAATGAGCCGTCTTCATTGAAGATTGTGAGCTTCCTCTCCTCATCGTTAGTCAGGAAGACGTATTCCTGGCGTAGGTTGATATCAAAGGACAATGGACTCTGTATCTGGAAGTCCTTGGTAGATCTGATGTATCCATGCTCTGGATCAAAGAGTCGAACACAACACGCGCCCTCTATTGTACCATCAGATAGGACAGCTAGCTGGCCGCCTGGCGTCGCTGTCATGTCGTACAGCGGGCTGACGTGTTCCTTGAAAGTTTGGCGGAGCTCCCCAGGAACTTGGTAGATGTCGATGGCACTGGATGGTGTGCCGCGAACGGTTGGGTGCGCAATGGCGTAGTAGTCAAAACCAAGATTGGTCACGCATGGAATGAACtcaccatcgtcatcaacaACCAATGATTTTTCAAACACTGATTTGAATTGCGTGGCATCCCATGTGACTGGCTGCTTGGCTTCTAACGCTCCAATATCGATGTTACTCTCGTCCCTGGTGACGAAATGGACAGGATTGTTGTAGAGCTTCTTGTAGGACTCCCAGTAGCTTGTGATGTCAATCTCGTTCTTTATCCCTGAATCAAGGATATCTTGTTTGATGGCTGACAAGTGCCGTATGTCCTTAGGGTGGGTTTCTGCCTTGGTTAAGATTCCTTTTGCCTTGGCGACAGTGGTATCAAGGAAAACTAGCGCTGGGATCCTGTCCAAACATCCGGAGACTTCTGTGACCACCTTGTAGTCGGAGTGAATCGTTTTGATCAGATCCTCCTTCTGGTGAACGATATGTGCAATACACCTCTCTGCGTGGTCTTCAGTTTCACGAATAAGGATATCCTTCCTCTCGGTCATCTCCGTCCCCTTGAGGAACCTCATCTGCTCGCCACACTTCTTCAAGTCTCCCGACCTCCTCTCCTGCTCCTCTGTGACGGCGGCCAAGTCCTTTACGAGAGTACGGAACACTTCACCGATCTTCTTGACGTTATGGTCGCCGTGGTCGAACAGGATGCACAGATGACAGCACGGCTGTGCACAAGAACTGCAGTAACTGTTGATCAGCTTCTGGTGTATCCTACAACTGCCTTCAGCCTTGTCCTTCAAAGAGATCACAACGTGGTCAACGGTGGCCTTATTTCGACCATGAACTTCTGTACAATCTCTACACAGGTGCAAATTGCCACACTCCTCGCACACATACTCGGCGTCTATTTCGAGGACCTTGGCGAACGCACAGCTGTGACACGAGACGGTCTTACTTTTCGTCTTGTTGACAGTTGCTCGCTGTGGGACTACTGCAGCTTCGTCATTCAGGCCCCTCTCACCTTCGTAATCAAGCAAGTCATCAAGCCAACCATTATAGATAGGACACGGCGCCTCGCACGTAGGGCAGCAAAATGTCTCCTCTTGATCCTGCAGGGCCTCGAGGAATTTCTTCAAACACTCACAGCAGAAAACATGCTTGCAATTGGTCAGAACCTTCTGGAAACCGTCATCCTTCAAGCAGACCAAACACGCCTGGCTACCATGGTTACGACTTGAACTTCCGGTCGCCATCTTGTTTTATGTTATTCACCTGAAATGACACAGAAATTGACATTCGAATATGTCCCATTTATTCACAACAGATTTTCGAAAGACCATAAGCCTGCGAGTTGTCACTGGGCCATCCATGAACAGCGTGCAGAAATCCATATCTGCCTCTACATCTGAACATGTAGGAGCTGACACGCTTTGAGAGTTTAAATCAAATCTGTCCGAATCATTCACTTCTAATTTTATAGACGTACTGAGGAGGCTTAAATTGTGAAATCTGTGTACGTAGGCCTACCTGAAAAGTCTTTCAAAGTATCCTGGAAAATGTTGCTCGCGGTCCTCACGAACTGATAGCAGAGAGGTAACAACTGTATGAAGTGAATCGGCAAAAGGTGTATCCACCTATGTACACTGCAATTAGGTCACACGACTCGAGTCTGGCTATTGAATGAAACACTGCACTGACCCATGACCCCATCCCATTGTGCGCCGACTTTGTTGCGTCTATTTATAGCCGCAAGGCTACAAGGCGACTTATCGCTTCCCCTGTGCAACGAAATAGCGTGAAGAACTATAGCGATGGGTCGCGCTGGCTTGAGAGGCGAGACCATGGCCAGCGCCCGCTCGATGCGGCCCTGCTGATTTACTCGCAATCTGACAAATCGTACAATGTAACATCATGCTATATTAGTAGTTAGTTAGCTTGGGATGAATTACAACACATGGTTAAAAAAGCTTCAGCGTCATAGCGTGTGTTATGACACGGAAAAGGGTTCTGGCTCATTTATGGAATCGATGAACATTACGGCAACAACGAGAACAGTCAATGACAGTCACACAGTCATAAAGAACATCCTCGATACGCGGCTCTTCCTAAGTGGCACAACTCTTCTTCTCTAGAGTCTGTGCAGCTGCGAAATTACGTCCTTACTTGACTGCCAACacagaccgcaatttcgtgacTCATGGCATGATGGCACaggcacatacatgtaggtcttgcTTGTCAACATTTTTAAGGTCCAGGTAAAAAATGTCGTTGTATCGGACGTGACGTGAAAAGTATCACCTTTTTTCGGGCGAGTGTTCTTTTCTACAAGTATAGCCTTTTTTGGCTGTTTCTCGGAGTAGCTTGATTTCGTCATCAGTACGTGTATTGACTTTACAGTCGACGAGTTTCAAGATTATAATTGATAATGGATTGAACCCGCGTTCTCATCCA encodes the following:
- the LOC135488158 gene encoding uncharacterized protein LOC135488158, with product MATGSSSRNHGSQACLVCLKDDGFQKVLTNCKHVFCCECLKKFLEALQDQEETFCCPTCEAPCPIYNGWLDDLLDYEGERGLNDEAAVVPQRATVNKTKSKTVSCHSCAFAKVLEIDAEYVCEECGNLHLCRDCTEVHGRNKATVDHVVISLKDKAEGSCRIHQKLINSYCSSCAQPCCHLCILFDHGDHNVKKIGEVFRTLVKDLAAVTEEQERRSGDLKKCGEQMRFLKGTEMTERKDILIRETEDHAERCIAHIVHQKEDLIKTIHSDYKVVTEVSGCLDRIPALVFLDTTVAKAKGILTKAETHPKDIRHLSAIKQDILDSGIKNEIDITSYWESYKKLYNNPVHFVTRDESNIDIGALEAKQPVTWDATQFKSVFEKSLVVDDDGEFIPCVTNLGFDYYAIAHPTVRGTPSSAIDIYQVPGELRQTFKEHVSPLYDMTATPGGQLAVLSDGTIEGACCVRLFDPEHGYIRSTKDFQIQSPLSFDINLRQEYVFLTNDEERKLTIFNEDGSLALTYVFDDATCFVKNACRTICSGVYIYVIGSNEVFAIFKQDEDTLALVTTSQGSMSSTYCLKDITVTAFDQITVISNYGSSCPYIGTYTLSDDTLSTVILRQVGLSASGPNTESRISVKDNYVVWSQGKTISVYKV